The Deltaproteobacteria bacterium genome includes a region encoding these proteins:
- a CDS encoding divergent polysaccharide deacetylase family protein, translating into MATRNTGKSQSSPRSRPKSRKTSASKTRTPSKAKSRPKTKTQTKKKKSSPSSGGRETLWTRMRSNLSFLGLGLTVGVLGAVLILYFIGAFKTPLWWKPAAPPTPQETRTNQPRVITTGPKVYEEHNRLDLQIKKIDQALYRVLKVLKVPEKDIHFVELTQKRTGNSEWHHATIEVLLPARVETERLTKDFRLALHQLSLDPTPRMSVNRQKQTTRVKVFFNGLLTHTMLFRTPGEAESFPRPGPPPTPVRPRPKVAIIIDDLGMDLNQAHCFLDLKTPLALSILPYQQYSRKVAQAAHKKGRVVMLHLPMEPAQYPLVNPGKGALLWSMSREEIEARVREAIEDVPFVVGVNNHMGSRFTEDADRMGWVLKEIKKHDLYFLDSRTSIRSQGYAMARSLGVRTAERTVFLDNVQEAKAIRIQIRRLVALARQCGQAIAIGHPYPITCQVLKNEYNYLKSQVELVPVTSLLR; encoded by the coding sequence ATGGCGACCCGCAACACGGGTAAGTCACAGTCATCACCCCGGTCGCGCCCCAAGTCCCGGAAAACTTCCGCCTCAAAAACCCGGACACCATCCAAGGCAAAGTCGCGCCCCAAGACCAAGACCCAAACAAAGAAAAAGAAAAGTTCCCCGTCCTCCGGCGGGAGGGAAACCCTGTGGACCCGGATGCGGTCGAACCTGTCCTTCCTCGGCCTGGGCCTTACGGTCGGGGTGCTGGGTGCGGTCCTGATCCTGTACTTTATCGGAGCATTTAAGACGCCGCTTTGGTGGAAGCCCGCTGCTCCCCCTACCCCGCAAGAAACCCGAACCAATCAACCCAGAGTTATAACGACCGGCCCGAAGGTCTATGAAGAACACAACCGTCTGGATCTGCAGATCAAGAAGATAGACCAGGCCCTGTACCGGGTTTTAAAGGTTCTCAAGGTTCCGGAAAAGGATATCCATTTTGTGGAGCTTACCCAGAAAAGGACCGGGAACTCGGAATGGCATCATGCCACCATTGAAGTCCTTCTGCCAGCCAGAGTCGAGACCGAGCGCCTGACAAAGGATTTCAGGCTGGCCCTGCATCAACTTTCGCTCGACCCGACGCCCCGGATGAGCGTCAACCGGCAGAAACAGACCACACGGGTCAAGGTTTTTTTTAACGGCTTACTGACTCACACCATGCTCTTTCGAACGCCAGGCGAGGCGGAATCGTTTCCTCGGCCCGGCCCGCCGCCGACCCCTGTGCGGCCGCGGCCAAAGGTGGCCATTATCATTGACGATCTTGGCATGGACCTGAATCAGGCGCACTGCTTTCTCGACTTAAAGACCCCCTTGGCTTTATCCATTCTGCCTTACCAGCAGTACTCTCGGAAGGTGGCCCAGGCGGCTCACAAGAAGGGACGGGTGGTCATGCTCCACCTGCCTATGGAACCGGCTCAATATCCCCTGGTCAATCCGGGTAAGGGCGCCCTGCTTTGGTCCATGAGCCGTGAGGAGATCGAGGCTCGCGTGCGGGAAGCCATTGAGGATGTGCCATTTGTCGTCGGGGTGAACAATCATATGGGCTCACGGTTTACCGAGGATGCCGACCGTATGGGCTGGGTCCTTAAAGAAATCAAAAAACATGATCTCTATTTCCTGGATAGCCGAACCAGTATCCGGTCCCAGGGTTATGCCATGGCCAGGAGTTTGGGGGTTAGGACCGCGGAACGCACCGTGTTTTTGGACAATGTTCAGGAGGCCAAAGCCATCCGCATTCAGATCAGGCGTCTGGTGGCCCTGGCCCGTCAGTGTGGCCAGGCCATTGCCATCGGTCACCCCTATCCCATCACTTGTCAAGTTTTAAAAAACGAGTACAATTACCTTAAATCACAGGTAGAATTGGTGCCTGTCACCAGTCTGCTCCGATAA